GCTTTTATCCTGATCCTGCTCCGCCATTTACCGGCCCACCGCCATCAACATAAATTCGCGGATGTTGGCTAGCATCTGCTCAAGCCCTGCCCCAGTCAGGCGTACACTGACCACCAGAGTCACAAGGCCAATAAAGATTTTTAGTGGCAAGCCAACAAAGTACACATTCATCTGCGGCATGCTTTTAGCCAGGTAGCCAATACAGAAATCGAAAATCAAAAGTGCCATAGAAACCGGCAGAAAAATCGTCAGCGCCAGGGTAAATTGCTGGGTCAGATAAGCAGTAAACGCACCAAGATCCAGCTCTACTCCACTCCCAAACATTGGCAGCAACTTGAACGACAGCAGTAATATTCCAAGAATGTCGTAGTGGAAGCCGAGCTCAAATGTCAGTACAAACAGTACCCACAGGTACAATGTGCCGATGATGGACTCCGAACTATTGGTTGCCGGGTCCAGCACCGCAGCGGCACCAAAGCCCATTTGCATATCCACCATACGTGCCAGCGTCAGTACCGCTGCGGAACCGACAAAAAAACCAGCAGCCAAGGCAGTGCCGATAAATGCCTCAATAGAAGCCGCCCGCAGGAACTCCGCGAACCCCAGGGTTGCCGGCACCTGAAGCTGCGGCGACAACTGCACGCAGCCGATGGCCGCGGTCGCCGTTAACATCAGGCGCACACTTGCGGGCACGCGAGACAAAGGGTTTGACAGCGCAACAAACAGCAACGGCGCCAGGCGCACCATGGCCAGCACGACAAGTGCAGATTGCCGGGAAAGCGATTCCAGCAGCATAGTTACCCTGCCACCATGCCAATCGACTTTTCAGCAAATTCCATCCATGTTGCGAGTATCCAATTGCCCATCAAAATCAGTACGACGACCGCACCAATAATTTTGGGTACGAAGGTGAGTGACATTTCCTGGATTTGCGTCACTA
The nucleotide sequence above comes from Microbulbifer salipaludis. Encoded proteins:
- a CDS encoding flagellar biosynthetic protein FliR, with product MLLESLSRQSALVVLAMVRLAPLLFVALSNPLSRVPASVRLMLTATAAIGCVQLSPQLQVPATLGFAEFLRAASIEAFIGTALAAGFFVGSAAVLTLARMVDMQMGFGAAAVLDPATNSSESIIGTLYLWVLFVLTFELGFHYDILGILLLSFKLLPMFGSGVELDLGAFTAYLTQQFTLALTIFLPVSMALLIFDFCIGYLAKSMPQMNVYFVGLPLKIFIGLVTLVVSVRLTGAGLEQMLANIREFMLMAVGR
- a CDS encoding flagellar biosynthetic protein FliQ, producing MEPDTAMRLMASMLEVAAWMSAPVLAAALFIGLFVSIFQVVTQIQEMSLTFVPKIIGAVVVLILMGNWILATWMEFAEKSIGMVAG